A stretch of DNA from Erwinia aphidicola:
TCCGATTTGCTCACCTACTGCATGAACAAACCCGGCGCGCAGCAGAGCGTGCACAGCGACTGGAAAGCCACGCAGATTAAGGTCGATGATGTGATGTTTGCCATGGTGCACGAGGTTGATGGCCACCCGGCGGTGGCACTGAAGTGCAGCCCGGCGCTGGCGGAGTTGATCCGCGAGCAGCACAGCGATGTGCATCCCAGCGCGCACCTCAATCCGTCGCACTGGAACACCGTACTGCTCGACGGATCGCTTAAAGATTCACAGATCTATTATCTGGTCGATGCATCGCTGCAGCAGATCCAGAAACAGTTATAACGGGTGTTGACCTCCAGGAAACCCGTAGGGGTCGGGCATGCCCGACCCGCTTCATTATGAGGCGCGCAGTGAATCGATATCGATCACGAAACGGTACTTCACGTCGCTTTTCAGCATACGCTCGTAGGCCTCATTGATCTGATCGATCTTAATCATCTCGATATCGGAAGTGATGTTGTGCTTACCGCAGAAATCCAGCATCTCCTGCGTCTCTTTGATCCCACCGATCAGCGATCCTGCCACGCTGCGGCGTTTGAAGATCATATTAACCACCTGCGTTGACGGATGGTCATGCTCCGGCACGCCAACCAGCGTCATGGTGCCATCGCGGCGCAGCAGGTTGATAAACGGGTTGAGATCGTGCTGAGCAGCAACGGTGTTAAGAATGAAGTCGAAGCTGTTGGTGTGCTGCGCCATCTGATCGGCATCTTTCGAGATCACCACTTCATCGGCGCCCAGGCGCTTACCGTCTTCTACTTTAGAAGGCGAAGTAGTGAAGAGCACAACGTGCGCACCCATCGCATGAGCAATTTTCACGCCCATATGACCCAGTCCGCCAAGGCCAACGATACCAACTTTTTTGCCCGGGCCAACGCCCCAGTGATGCAGTGGGGAGAAGGTGGTGATACCCGCGCACAGCAGCGGAGCAGCACCGGCCGGATCAAGATTTTCCGGCACGCGCAGCACGAAGTCTTCGTGT
This window harbors:
- a CDS encoding MmcQ/YjbR family DNA-binding protein is translated as MTVSDLLTYCMNKPGAQQSVHSDWKATQIKVDDVMFAMVHEVDGHPAVALKCSPALAELIREQHSDVHPSAHLNPSHWNTVLLDGSLKDSQIYYLVDASLQQIQKQL
- a CDS encoding NAD(P)-dependent alcohol dehydrogenase; protein product: MNITHAYAAQDAKSPLAPFEFKPRELREHDVQIEVQYCGVCHSDLHQARNEWRNTIFPVVPGHEIVGRVTAVGAHGHKYKVGDLVGVGCMVDSCRTCDSCKEDLEQYCEEGFVGTYNGKDRTSGDITYGGYSTQVVVHEDFVLRVPENLDPAGAAPLLCAGITTFSPLHHWGVGPGKKVGIVGLGGLGHMGVKIAHAMGAHVVLFTTSPSKVEDGKRLGADEVVISKDADQMAQHTNSFDFILNTVAAQHDLNPFINLLRRDGTMTLVGVPEHDHPSTQVVNMIFKRRSVAGSLIGGIKETQEMLDFCGKHNITSDIEMIKIDQINEAYERMLKSDVKYRFVIDIDSLRAS